From the genome of Acidobacteriota bacterium:
GGCCCAGATGCAGCAGGAAGGCGGCGAGCTCCCGATCCTCGTCTTCCGCCGAGGGCTCCGGCGGTACCCCTGCGGACGTGCCTTCGGAAGGCAGCCAGGAGTCGATGAGCACCACCGGCGCCACTTCCTCTCCCGCCACCCGCAGCCGGCGCGCCATCTCGAAAGCCACCACGCCGCCCAGAGACCAGCCCCCCAGCGTCCAGGGACCGCCGGGATGGGCTTCCCGGGCCTGCTCCAGATAGAGCTCCGCCATAGCGTCGATGCTGGCCAAGGGCGCTTCCCGGCCGTCGAGACCCCGCGCCTGAATGCCTACCACCGGGCGCTCCAGCAGCTCCGCCAGCCGGCGGTAGCAGAAGACCGTTCCGCCCACGGGATGAACCAGGAAGAGGGGCGCCACCGTCTCCGCCCCCGCCCCACCATCCGTGAGCGGTACCAGCAGGCCCCGGCCGGAGGGTTCCTCCTCCTCCTCCCGCTGCGCCGGATCGAGATATTGCGCCAGCGCTTCCACCGTCGGAGCCGCCAGGATCTGCGCCAGGGGCAGGTCTCGGCCCAGCTCGCGCTCCACCCCCGCCGCCAGCTGCACCGCCAGCAGGGAGTGACCGCCGAGAGCGAAGAAGTCATCCTCGGCGCTCACCCCTTCGACTCCCAGGATCTCCTCGAAGAGATCCGCCAACACCGTTTCGGAGCCCGGCCGCGGTGGCCGGCCCTCGGAGCGCGGCGGTTCCGAGGCCAGCTCGGCCAAAGCCCGGCGGTCGATCTTGCCGCTGCTGTTGAGGGGCAATGCGGCGAGGATCTGGAGCGACGAGGGCACCATGTAGGAGGGGAGACGGTTCTGCAGCCAGGCTACTAGTTCTGATGACAATTCTGACGGCAGCTCTGAAGGCGGCTCCGACTCCGGGACCAAAGCAAAGACCGCCAGGCGGGCACCACCGGGGCCGTCCACCGCCAAGGCCACCGCCTGGGTCACCGCCGGATGCTTCGCCAGTACCGCCTCCACTTCTCCCAGCTCGATGCGGAAGCCGCGGACCTTGACCTGATGGTCGGTGCGTCCCAAGAATTCCAGGCAGCCGTCCGCCAGCCAACGCACCAGATCGCCGGTGCG
Proteins encoded in this window:
- a CDS encoding AMP-binding protein; the encoded protein is GSELWDLRRRAYVIYTSGSTGRPKGVEIEHGSFLALVRWLIPAYGYVSADRGGRLAGLAFDAAIWDLWPLLVAGARLEIPDREEIRQRPDLLQRWILQRGLTKCFVATPMAEALLGLPWPEDGALRSLYTGGDRLLQRPAARLPFAVYNVYGPTECTIQATSRRVRSEGSTQRAPSIGRPIAEVGLRVQDPAGGLVPPAVAGELYLTGGRLARGYLGRPALTAERFVPHPGGEGPSGAEPGARAYRTGDLVRWLADGCLEFLGRTDHQVKVRGFRIELGEVEAVLAKHPAVTQAVALAVDGPGGARLAVFALVPESEPPSELPSELSSELVAWLQNRLPSYMVPSSLQILAALPLNSSGKIDRRALAELASEPPRSEGRPPRPGSETVLADLFEEILGVEGVSAEDDFFALGGHSLLAVQLAAGVERELGRDLPLAQILAAPTVEALAQYLDPAQREEEEEPSGRGLLVPLTDGGAGAETVAPLFLVHPVGGTVFCYRRLAELLERPVVGIQARGLDGREAPLASIDAMAELYLEQAREAHPGGPWTLGGWSLGGVVAFEMARRLRVAGEEVAPVVLIDSWLPSEGTSAGVPPEPSAEDEDRELAAFLLHLG